The following coding sequences lie in one Silvanigrella aquatica genomic window:
- a CDS encoding septal ring lytic transglycosylase RlpA family protein — protein MRLLKSFGTIFLLCLVFVGCTTTKKEWGSKSEKVFSNYVFYESGYASFYGRQWAGRSTANGEKFDPDILTAASKTLPFNSTVMVKDVKTGRYVVVRINDRGPYVKGRVIDLSSAAAKKLGISRTGVAKVHIYLVSN, from the coding sequence ATGAGATTATTAAAAAGTTTTGGAACAATTTTCTTACTTTGCCTTGTTTTTGTGGGTTGTACGACGACAAAAAAGGAATGGGGCTCAAAGAGCGAAAAGGTGTTTAGCAATTATGTTTTTTATGAAAGCGGATATGCTTCCTTTTATGGGAGACAATGGGCAGGAAGATCCACAGCAAATGGTGAAAAATTCGATCCAGATATCTTAACTGCAGCGAGCAAGACACTTCCTTTTAATTCCACTGTCATGGTTAAAGATGTAAAAACAGGGAGATATGTTGTTGTGCGTATTAATGATCGAGGTCCTTATGTAAAAGGCCGTGTTATCGATTTGAGTTCTGCCGCCGCAAAAAAATTAGGAATCAGTCGGACGGGTGTGGCTAAAGTTCATATTTATCTTGTTAGTAATTAA
- a CDS encoding efflux RND transporter permease subunit: MLISKICIKRPIFTIMLNFLIIIFGLFSFNKLVIQANPNVDYPFATVYIKYKGVNPKTAEEILLKPMEEEFKGLPNLKKMEGTAYQDGAEVFIEFNLEANIDKSISNIRDKLSQINFPEGTETPIIEKDNSNAKSILTISVSSSHYSFQDLSYYVKENLKPQLLNIDGVAAVQIVGDETREIQILLNSSIINAMKISPTEIESSLNDIIINKPSGVLLNKNNTFHLSTYNIPDSLDKIAKIPLIIHDKTLIRLEDIASIKDTHAEKTSYSELNGNKIISLDIIKYHQGNIIKISNKIKEYIEKIKLENNNKINIAINNDESEYITSDYHSSIIELLTGSFFAILVVFIFLHDWRNTLICSVAIPTSLIGTLGMIYIFNFTINYTTLMALTLSVGILIDDAIVVIENIHRHKILGKNSFRAADEGTQEIGLAAIAVTLAVVAVFIPVAFMDGILGKYFFEFGITVATAVLISLFVAFTLVPMMSSRMLIESQYNKKNKNKYKKLFDSKFEKFQNYYQIILRFFLKYKKSTVFSAIVIFIISIIFLKFVPIIFNESEDNSFVKFKFELQQGTPLKSAIERGKELDKHIRNYPGVKNVVMNISKNKIYYYITLVNINKRNFTKNEFSEFIENDAQKFIRSPFEKIGFGSSGDETIQIDLMSSNYDLMNEYSNEIIKFMSTIPEVTQIRNSTKDPIYGIRIIPYNLKAADLEVNINEMAKTLKLLYGGVRVGDFYSNGRYYDIKMLLPSDNHYTLTDISGVHIISKNKKPVLLSSVASLEKVEIEPNIYHLNGNAKMTISAEYSGNDLNGITQQIDEFIDKTKPLGVSNNFNGQAKDVQDMVQTISSSLLFAALFIFIVLCSQFENFIAPIAIMLSIPLAFSGSFIALLVTGHSLSINGMIGIIMLMGLVTKNAILLVEFAQQKVAEGMYVDEALLQAAFIRFRPILMTTLTLIAGMIPLIFSSGAGSSGRNAMGITVMGGLLSSTLLTLFIVPCAYSLLVKLTQKKIAHKTVRPLCS; this comes from the coding sequence ATGCTAATTTCAAAAATTTGTATAAAAAGACCTATTTTTACTATAATGCTCAATTTTTTAATTATCATTTTTGGATTGTTCTCTTTTAATAAACTTGTCATTCAAGCGAATCCAAATGTCGATTATCCCTTTGCCACAGTTTATATAAAATATAAGGGAGTGAATCCAAAAACAGCAGAAGAAATATTATTAAAACCCATGGAAGAGGAATTTAAAGGCTTACCTAATTTAAAAAAGATGGAAGGGACTGCTTATCAAGATGGGGCTGAAGTATTTATTGAGTTTAATTTAGAAGCAAATATTGACAAATCTATCTCAAATATCCGTGATAAATTAAGTCAAATTAATTTTCCAGAGGGCACAGAAACTCCTATAATTGAAAAAGATAATAGCAATGCGAAAAGTATTCTTACTATCAGCGTCTCTTCTTCTCATTATTCTTTTCAAGATTTATCATATTATGTAAAAGAAAATTTAAAACCTCAATTGCTAAATATTGATGGTGTGGCCGCCGTTCAAATAGTGGGAGATGAAACTCGGGAAATTCAAATTCTATTAAATTCATCTATTATAAATGCAATGAAAATTTCACCAACCGAAATAGAAAGTAGCTTAAATGATATCATTATAAATAAGCCCTCAGGAGTTTTGCTTAACAAAAATAATACCTTTCATTTATCAACTTACAATATTCCAGATTCATTAGATAAAATTGCCAAAATACCCCTTATCATTCATGACAAAACCCTTATTCGATTAGAAGATATTGCATCCATAAAAGACACTCATGCCGAAAAGACAAGTTATAGTGAGTTAAATGGAAACAAAATAATATCACTTGACATTATTAAATATCACCAAGGAAATATTATTAAAATTTCCAATAAAATTAAAGAATATATTGAAAAAATCAAACTAGAAAATAATAATAAAATAAATATTGCAATTAATAACGATGAATCTGAATATATTACTTCCGATTATCATTCAAGCATTATAGAATTATTAACAGGATCTTTCTTTGCAATATTAGTTGTCTTTATTTTTCTGCATGACTGGCGAAATACATTAATCTGTTCCGTTGCTATTCCTACATCTCTCATTGGTACCTTAGGAATGATATACATTTTTAATTTTACAATAAATTATACTACTTTAATGGCACTTACATTGTCTGTTGGCATTTTAATTGATGATGCTATTGTTGTGATTGAAAATATTCACAGACATAAAATACTTGGAAAAAATTCATTTCGAGCTGCGGATGAAGGAACTCAGGAAATTGGCTTAGCAGCAATTGCCGTCACTCTTGCTGTTGTTGCTGTTTTTATTCCAGTTGCTTTTATGGATGGTATTTTAGGAAAATATTTTTTTGAATTTGGCATTACTGTCGCCACGGCCGTTCTTATTTCACTATTTGTAGCTTTTACTCTTGTTCCTATGATGAGCAGTAGAATGCTTATAGAATCTCAATATAATAAAAAAAATAAGAATAAATATAAGAAATTGTTTGATAGTAAATTTGAAAAATTTCAAAATTATTATCAAATAATATTAAGATTTTTTTTGAAATACAAAAAATCCACAGTATTTAGCGCCATAGTAATATTTATAATCAGTATTATTTTTCTCAAATTTGTTCCCATTATTTTTAATGAATCTGAAGACAATAGTTTTGTAAAATTTAAATTTGAGTTGCAGCAAGGAACTCCTCTAAAATCTGCAATTGAACGTGGTAAAGAATTAGATAAACATATTAGAAATTATCCGGGAGTCAAAAATGTCGTAATGAATATTTCGAAAAATAAAATTTATTATTATATTACTCTTGTAAATATAAATAAAAGAAATTTTACAAAGAATGAGTTTTCAGAATTTATTGAAAATGATGCACAAAAATTTATTCGGTCTCCCTTTGAAAAAATAGGTTTTGGAAGCAGTGGTGACGAAACTATACAAATAGATTTAATGTCTAGTAATTATGATTTAATGAATGAATATTCTAATGAAATAATTAAATTTATGAGCACCATACCAGAAGTCACTCAGATAAGAAACTCAACAAAAGATCCAATTTATGGAATACGTATTATCCCCTATAATTTAAAAGCTGCCGATTTAGAGGTGAATATTAATGAAATGGCAAAAACTTTAAAATTATTATACGGAGGCGTTCGGGTTGGTGATTTTTATTCTAATGGTAGATATTATGATATAAAAATGCTGTTACCTTCAGATAACCATTATACATTAACCGATATTTCAGGCGTTCATATTATATCTAAGAATAAGAAACCTGTCTTGCTATCCAGCGTAGCATCACTTGAAAAAGTAGAAATTGAACCAAATATTTATCATCTCAATGGCAATGCAAAAATGACAATATCAGCAGAATATTCGGGAAATGATTTAAATGGAATAACACAACAAATTGATGAATTTATTGATAAAACAAAGCCATTGGGGGTTTCAAATAATTTCAATGGGCAAGCAAAAGACGTACAAGATATGGTACAAACAATATCCTCATCTCTTCTTTTTGCAGCCCTGTTTATTTTCATCGTGCTATGCTCACAGTTTGAGAATTTCATTGCCCCCATTGCTATTATGCTAAGCATTCCCTTAGCTTTTTCAGGCTCGTTTATTGCCTTATTAGTTACGGGACATTCTTTATCCATAAATGGCATGATTGGCATTATCATGCTCATGGGGCTTGTTACAAAAAATGCTATATTGCTTGTGGAATTTGCTCAGCAAAAAGTAGCTGAAGGTATGTATGTTGATGAAGCGCTTTTACAAGCTGCTTTCATTCGCTTCCGGCCCATTCTTATGACCACGCTCACTTTGATTGCAGGTATGATCCCTCTTATTTTTTCTTCAGGTGCAGGCAGCAGCGGTCGAAATGCAATGGGCATTACAGTTATGGGCGGATTGCTCTCATCTACACTACTCACATTATTTATAGTGCCCTGTGCTTATAGTTTGCTTGTGAAGTTAACGCAAAAAAAAATCGCGCATAAAACTGTCAGGCCACTTTGTAGTTGA
- the lptB gene encoding LPS export ABC transporter ATP-binding protein, whose protein sequence is MIKNQLISSNLIRKFGNRTVVDDVSFFVNSGEVVGLLGPNGAGKTTSFYMTVGLLKPSSGNVLIDGNDITELPIHKRARMGIGYLPQNSSVFRKLSVEDNLRAIMEVWGTPRKQRPALLEKLIEQFGIGHIRKSLGISLSGGERRRLEIARTLVISPRFLLLDEPFAGIDPVTVAEIQELIKKLVAEENLGVLITDHNVRETLSLCGRAYILAAGQILAQGLPDDVATNEKVRQVYLGENFSF, encoded by the coding sequence ATGATAAAAAACCAACTTATTTCTTCAAATCTCATAAGAAAGTTTGGCAATCGCACTGTTGTGGATGACGTGTCTTTTTTTGTAAATAGTGGAGAGGTTGTAGGCTTACTTGGCCCCAATGGTGCGGGCAAGACCACAAGCTTTTATATGACAGTGGGTTTATTAAAACCAAGCTCGGGAAATGTCCTCATTGATGGCAATGACATTACAGAACTCCCCATTCATAAAAGAGCACGCATGGGAATTGGTTATTTACCCCAAAATTCAAGCGTATTTCGTAAACTTTCTGTAGAAGATAATCTACGCGCCATTATGGAAGTTTGGGGAACTCCAAGAAAGCAACGGCCTGCCTTACTCGAAAAACTTATTGAACAATTTGGCATTGGCCATATTCGAAAAAGCCTTGGAATCAGTTTATCCGGCGGCGAAAGAAGACGACTTGAAATTGCCCGCACCTTAGTTATATCACCGCGTTTTTTACTTTTGGACGAGCCTTTTGCCGGAATTGACCCCGTGACTGTGGCAGAAATTCAAGAGCTCATAAAAAAACTTGTCGCTGAAGAAAATTTAGGCGTTTTAATTACCGACCACAATGTGAGAGAAACCTTATCTCTTTGCGGAAGAGCCTATATTCTTGCGGCAGGACAAATTCTTGCCCAAGGTTTACCCGATGATGTGGCTACAAATGAAAAAGTAAGACAAGTTTACTTGGGAGAAAATTTCAGTTTTTGA
- a CDS encoding LptA/OstA family protein, translating to MFLFIKKSNNLKQSALYFILIILSRPIYADFENTIPENYSPSQSQSEKEDRSSNNTIRNGNETEKKPKQQQAQKHDNGLLNSDFAKHNANAPVYFEGKTAEGSRKTGILNLVGNVVIIQDDTKLTSDKAQIIGKPGNSFGSSSTSVEKAIATGNVHILKKNSNNSPEIKASANTIEFLVPKRIMILKGKAKVWKAQEFINAEYIEINLDSGDINLKEPHGTLDPRSSSKISKGNSFSDTPKDKVTK from the coding sequence ATGTTTCTATTTATAAAAAAATCAAACAACTTAAAACAAAGTGCTTTATATTTTATTTTAATTATTTTATCCCGCCCCATATATGCTGACTTTGAAAATACTATACCTGAAAATTATTCTCCTTCTCAATCACAATCAGAAAAAGAAGATCGCAGTTCAAATAATACCATTCGAAATGGTAACGAAACAGAAAAAAAACCAAAACAACAACAGGCACAAAAACACGATAATGGTTTATTAAATTCTGATTTTGCGAAACATAATGCAAATGCACCGGTATATTTTGAAGGTAAAACTGCAGAAGGATCACGTAAAACAGGTATTTTAAATCTTGTCGGCAATGTCGTCATTATTCAAGATGATACAAAACTCACCTCAGACAAAGCGCAAATTATTGGTAAACCTGGCAATTCATTTGGCTCAAGCTCAACCTCTGTTGAAAAAGCAATTGCTACGGGAAATGTTCATATTTTAAAAAAGAATTCAAATAATTCCCCAGAAATTAAAGCCTCAGCAAACACCATCGAATTTTTGGTACCCAAACGTATTATGATTTTAAAAGGCAAAGCGAAAGTATGGAAAGCACAAGAATTTATTAATGCCGAATATATTGAAATCAATTTAGATTCGGGCGACATAAATTTAAAAGAACCCCATGGAACCCTTGATCCTCGCTCCTCCTCCAAAATAAGCAAAGGTAACAGCTTTTCAGATACTCCGAAAGATAAGGTTACGAAATGA
- the lptC gene encoding LPS export ABC transporter periplasmic protein LptC, producing MLGRLYAIIFISTIIFSLWYQKKYLELSANELNSQLNFENNILPTSTIKNFNTNSYQDGKLKYSFSGDKITYYTDNHFEAEGHLTYQAYDENKKATITIKTQKAFGQIANEGDPSNSSQFPLGAHSKIQSAVLPDDVLFDFEGNQGQAEHVFIDMEKEMIHSSKNFISEGPQGKIRGKGFYYSIKNEEFKIKSHVDGNFKVNHLNKSHNE from the coding sequence ATGCTAGGTCGCTTATATGCCATAATATTTATCTCTACTATTATTTTTTCATTATGGTATCAAAAAAAATATCTTGAACTCTCAGCAAATGAATTAAATTCTCAGTTGAATTTTGAAAATAATATTTTACCCACTAGCACCATAAAAAACTTTAATACAAACTCTTATCAAGATGGAAAATTAAAATATTCCTTCTCTGGAGATAAAATCACCTATTACACAGATAACCACTTTGAAGCTGAGGGGCATCTGACATACCAGGCTTATGATGAAAATAAAAAAGCAACAATTACTATAAAGACACAAAAGGCCTTTGGGCAAATTGCAAACGAGGGCGACCCAAGCAATTCCTCACAGTTCCCCTTAGGCGCCCATAGTAAAATTCAAAGTGCGGTGTTACCTGACGATGTTTTATTTGATTTTGAAGGCAATCAAGGCCAAGCTGAACATGTATTTATTGATATGGAGAAAGAAATGATTCATTCTTCAAAAAACTTTATCTCAGAAGGACCGCAAGGTAAAATCAGGGGCAAAGGGTTTTATTATTCGATTAAAAATGAAGAATTTAAAATAAAATCACATGTTGATGGTAATTTCAAAGTAAATCATTTAAATAAAAGTCATAACGAATAA
- a CDS encoding aminodeoxychorismate/anthranilate synthase component II, which yields MILFVDHYDSFTNNLTSWFLSENINIQVISFDKLETMTSFKDIDAIIFSPGPGHPSEYKKSINFYHKIPHAIPFLGVCLGHQILLHAEGGVITQIEEKPIHGRQILIKQNLPSKYFENNVLNQKFVFYNSLGCKTNDPVFSKSMLALADEKGFVLATEHKMFPRIGVQFHPESFASPGGAAVLKSFLRLISC from the coding sequence ATGATACTTTTTGTTGATCACTATGACTCTTTTACAAATAATTTAACGAGCTGGTTTTTATCTGAGAATATCAATATTCAAGTTATTTCCTTTGATAAATTAGAGACAATGACCTCTTTTAAAGACATTGATGCGATCATCTTTTCGCCAGGTCCGGGACACCCTTCCGAATATAAAAAATCAATTAATTTCTATCATAAAATTCCTCATGCAATCCCATTTTTGGGAGTTTGTCTGGGTCACCAAATTTTACTCCATGCCGAAGGCGGTGTTATTACTCAAATAGAGGAAAAACCAATTCACGGACGCCAAATTCTTATAAAACAAAATCTTCCCTCGAAATATTTTGAAAACAACGTGCTCAATCAAAAATTTGTGTTTTACAATTCCTTAGGATGCAAAACAAATGATCCCGTTTTTTCCAAAAGTATGTTAGCACTGGCAGATGAAAAGGGCTTTGTCTTAGCGACAGAGCATAAAATGTTTCCAAGAATTGGGGTTCAATTTCATCCAGAAAGCTTTGCAAGCCCTGGTGGAGCTGCTGTTTTAAAATCATTTTTAAGGCTAATTTCATGCTAG
- a CDS encoding chorismate-binding protein, producing the protein MKNYENIINLSDKLKTQLQNYSQNIQNIIQFLEDHFQNKFLMHFQIHNCEGYEYPINNNFNATNIYPNNLINIYDKAGDCISLRFFCNINIIYSKKNHVEFCNQLKKKNNSPLFFMTPYLDSYNEELSYIIEPKFEIKAKITKDNVILQFINYHEKESFFNSYIEKIKFLFHNPLTISTHKKSKSSFAFKIPKNIVNIIDKVKKNLNKGDCYLVNITTTETVSRENKFISSQDFFNSWIHIFSRFGIYFKDQTNALASFSPERFICMSQGVIATEPIKGTLKSKESKPKLVDAHKIWSIEKEIYEHTLVVDLMRNDLYEVCMPESVTVFRPFYARISGSLIQMQSFILGKLKKEENLATCLEKMLPAGSITGTPKKRVCEIIAHLEQNTRGYYTGVCGILEVNGDFDSTILIRSVYLGERGLYFGVGAGITTLSETQLEFEEFEIKLSSFLPVLEEILS; encoded by the coding sequence ATGAAAAATTATGAGAATATTATAAATTTATCCGATAAATTAAAAACTCAACTCCAGAATTACTCACAAAATATTCAAAATATCATTCAATTCTTGGAAGATCATTTTCAAAATAAATTTCTGATGCATTTTCAAATCCATAATTGTGAAGGTTACGAATATCCTATAAATAACAATTTCAATGCCACAAATATTTATCCTAATAATTTAATAAATATTTATGATAAAGCTGGAGACTGTATCAGCTTAAGATTTTTTTGCAATATAAATATTATTTATTCTAAAAAAAATCATGTAGAATTTTGTAACCAACTTAAAAAAAAGAACAATAGCCCCCTTTTTTTTATGACTCCGTATCTTGATTCCTATAATGAAGAGTTATCCTATATAATTGAACCAAAATTTGAAATAAAAGCTAAAATTACAAAAGATAATGTCATTTTACAATTTATAAACTATCATGAAAAAGAATCTTTTTTCAACTCTTATATAGAAAAAATAAAATTCTTATTTCACAATCCGCTAACGATAAGCACACATAAAAAATCCAAATCAAGCTTTGCATTTAAAATTCCAAAAAACATTGTCAATATCATTGATAAAGTGAAAAAAAATTTAAATAAAGGAGATTGTTATTTAGTAAATATAACCACGACAGAAACAGTTTCTAGAGAAAATAAATTTATTTCAAGCCAAGATTTTTTTAACTCTTGGATCCACATTTTTTCACGTTTTGGTATTTATTTTAAAGATCAAACAAATGCCTTGGCCTCATTTTCTCCAGAACGATTTATTTGTATGAGTCAAGGTGTTATCGCAACAGAACCCATTAAAGGCACTCTCAAATCGAAAGAGAGCAAACCCAAATTAGTAGATGCTCATAAAATATGGAGTATTGAAAAAGAAATCTATGAACATACCTTGGTGGTCGATCTCATGAGAAACGACCTCTATGAAGTCTGCATGCCCGAAAGCGTGACCGTCTTTCGCCCTTTTTATGCGCGCATATCGGGCTCTCTGATTCAAATGCAAAGTTTTATTTTAGGTAAATTAAAAAAAGAAGAAAATCTGGCGACCTGCCTTGAAAAAATGCTTCCTGCGGGCTCTATCACAGGCACCCCTAAAAAAAGAGTATGTGAGATCATTGCCCATCTTGAGCAAAACACGAGAGGATATTATACAGGAGTTTGCGGTATACTTGAAGTAAATGGAGATTTTGATTCGACAATTCTCATCCGTAGCGTTTATTTGGGTGAAAGAGGACTCTATTTTGGAGTAGGAGCCGGCATCACGACTCTCTCCGAAACACAACTCGAGTTTGAGGAGTTTGAAATAAAATTATCTTCATTTTTACCGGTTTTAGAGGAAATATTATCATGA
- a CDS encoding AMP nucleosidase — protein sequence MKSKAEICKNWLPRYTGTKIEDFADHILLTNFQTYVNRFAEITDSQVVGLDRAMPNATCKKSNVSIINFGMGSANAATIMDLLSARSPKAVLFLGKCGGLKQSTEIGHFILPIAAIRGEGTSNDYFPPEVPAMPSFKLHKFVSQKIVEAGYDYRTGVVYTTNRRVWEHDQAFLKHLHSMKCIAIDMETATVLMVGLYNEIARGALLVVSDVPITPEGVKTEAGDKSVSAKWTDIHIRLGIESLKDLEAKGEPIKHFKY from the coding sequence ATGAAGTCAAAAGCAGAGATCTGCAAAAATTGGTTACCACGTTACACAGGAACAAAAATTGAAGATTTTGCTGATCACATTTTACTCACAAATTTTCAAACCTATGTAAATCGCTTTGCTGAAATTACAGATTCGCAAGTGGTGGGATTAGATAGAGCTATGCCCAATGCCACATGCAAAAAATCTAATGTGTCTATTATTAATTTTGGTATGGGCTCCGCCAATGCCGCCACAATCATGGATTTGTTGAGTGCCCGCTCTCCTAAAGCTGTCCTCTTTTTAGGAAAATGCGGAGGCTTAAAACAATCAACAGAAATCGGTCATTTTATTTTACCTATTGCCGCCATTCGCGGTGAAGGAACTTCTAACGACTATTTTCCTCCCGAAGTGCCCGCTATGCCCTCCTTCAAACTCCACAAGTTTGTTTCGCAAAAAATTGTCGAAGCAGGCTATGACTACCGGACAGGCGTTGTCTACACGACAAACAGAAGAGTGTGGGAACACGATCAAGCTTTTTTAAAGCATCTACACAGCATGAAGTGCATCGCCATTGACATGGAAACCGCAACCGTTCTTATGGTCGGTCTTTATAACGAAATTGCCCGCGGTGCCTTACTCGTCGTCTCCGATGTTCCCATTACTCCCGAAGGCGTTAAAACGGAAGCCGGTGATAAATCTGTTTCTGCAAAATGGACTGACATTCACATTAGATTAGGAATCGAAAGCTTGAAAGATTTGGAAGCCAAAGGCGAGCCCATTAAACACTTTAAGTATTGA
- a CDS encoding FMN-binding negative transcriptional regulator → MFIPHEFENKNDELNKILIQNNPLALLIYNNECLEVTNIPISFFGDKLVGHLSIRNEVCKMAKTGDISHLIFNSHSSYISPSWYRNPSMNVPTWNYCTIKLTAKINKITDKQNIKTILEHQIRDFERSQWTMNDFPASLLDDMISEINAFEFKIKSIESKFKISQNRSKEDQISVIKNLQKSKDDTLFIHNIMKQYYEINE, encoded by the coding sequence ATGTTTATTCCACATGAATTTGAAAATAAAAATGACGAATTAAACAAAATTTTAATTCAAAATAATCCATTAGCATTATTAATCTATAATAATGAATGTTTAGAAGTTACAAATATTCCAATATCATTTTTTGGAGATAAATTAGTTGGTCACTTATCGATCCGCAATGAAGTCTGCAAAATGGCTAAAACAGGAGATATTTCGCATCTTATATTTAATAGCCATAGTTCTTATATTTCACCATCCTGGTACCGTAATCCAAGTATGAATGTACCCACATGGAATTACTGCACAATTAAATTAACAGCAAAAATTAATAAAATAACCGATAAACAAAATATCAAAACTATTTTAGAGCATCAAATTAGAGATTTTGAGAGATCTCAATGGACAATGAATGATTTTCCAGCTTCATTATTAGATGATATGATTTCAGAAATTAATGCGTTTGAATTTAAGATTAAATCCATTGAATCAAAATTTAAAATAAGCCAAAACAGATCAAAAGAAGATCAAATATCGGTTATTAAAAATTTACAAAAATCGAAAGATGATACTTTATTTATTCATAATATAATGAAACAATATTACGAAATTAATGAATAA
- a CDS encoding DUF6933 domain-containing protein — protein MVQIRLTKKFSSDLKIKNIPLPKAIHSIYDNWIIDNLVLNRKKIAMATHLEPRLTFFFPYTLIGGAKNIVAFIEEKIKNFILKNNLKIDLNKINIIFKYIYYCKNTDNKSVVSNMTDLKKIFLAHVYGHQFDKLNWQELNDITNDSIISFKSSEEKYVSPRERMIKLIKSL, from the coding sequence ATGGTTCAAATTAGACTGACAAAAAAATTTTCAAGTGATCTTAAAATCAAAAATATTCCGCTACCTAAAGCTATACATTCAATTTATGATAATTGGATTATAGATAATTTAGTTTTAAATCGAAAGAAAATTGCGATGGCAACTCATCTTGAGCCTCGACTGACATTCTTTTTTCCCTATACTTTAATAGGTGGTGCAAAAAATATAGTTGCATTTATTGAAGAAAAAATTAAGAATTTTATATTAAAAAATAATTTAAAAATTGATTTGAATAAGATAAATATTATTTTTAAATATATTTATTATTGTAAAAATACGGATAATAAATCTGTTGTTTCAAATATGACAGATTTAAAAAAAATATTTCTCGCACATGTTTATGGTCATCAATTTGATAAACTGAATTGGCAGGAATTAAATGATATAACAAATGATTCCATTATAAGTTTTAAATCCTCTGAAGAAAAATATGTATCACCAAGAGAAAGAATGATTAAATTAATTAAAAGTTTGTAA